The stretch of DNA ATAGAAGATGATGTTCATGCTGAAGAACACATTTATACAAATCCTGATGAAGTTGAAGCATTCGTAAAAGGTTCAGGAGTTGATTCATTAGCAATCGCTATCGGAACTTCTCATGGAGCTCACAAATTCAAACCAGGAGATGACCCTAAATTAAGACTTGACATATTAGCTGAAATCGAAAGAAGAATCCCTGGATTCCCAATCGTATTACATGGTTCTTCTGCAGTTCCAGGACAATATGTTGAAATGATAAAAGAGTATGGAGGAACTATAAAAGATGCTATAGGAATTCCAGATTCTGAATTAAGAAAAGCAACTCAATCAGCAGTAGCTAAAATAAACGTTGATACAGACGGAAGATTAGCTTTCACAGCTGGATTAAGAAAAGCTTTATTCACTAAACCAGGAGAATTTGACTTAAGAAAATACTTAGGACCAGCTAAAGCTGAAATGAAAGCTTACTACAAAACTAAAATAGTTGATGTATTTGGTTCTGAAGGAAAATACAAAAAAGCTACTATAGAAGTTAAATAGTTTATAGTTTTTAAAATTAAAGCAAGAGATTTATTTCTCTTGCTTTTTTGTATTTATAAAATTTTAATGTTTTTTTAATTTTTGTGTAGTAAAATATAATAGGAGAATTATATTTAGGAGGGAAAAATGAGAGTACTAGTAGTAGAAGATGAAAAAGATTTAAATAGAATAATATATAAAAAATTAAAAGTTGAAGGATATAGTGTAGATTGTTGTTATAATGGAGAAGAAGCTTTAGATTATATAAATAGTACTAATTATGATATTATTATTATGGATATAATGATGCCAAAGAAAAATGGTTATGAAGTTTTAAAGAATATGAGAGAAAATAAAAATAATACTCCAGTACTTTTTTTAACTGCTAAAGATACAATAGAAGATAGAGTTATAGGTTTAGATTTAGGAGCTGATGATTATCTTATAAAACCTTTTCATTTTGATGAACTTATGGCAAGAATAAGAGTACTTATAAGAAGAAAACATGGAAATATAAACAATGAATTAAAAGTGGCTGATTTAGTATTAAATGTAAATACTCATATAGTAAAAAGAGGAGATAAAGAAATAGAATTATCTTCAAAAGAATTTTCAATATTAGAATATATGATGCAAAATGTAGGAATTGTCTTAAGCAGGGAAAAATTAGAAGAACATATTTGGAATTACGATTATCAAGGAGCCTCAAATATGATAGATGTTTATATTAGATATTTGAGAGTAAAAATAGATAAAGATTTTGAAACAAAACTTATATATACTGTAAGAGGTGTAGGTTATGTATTAAAGGACAAGGAGTTATAAATGAAAAAAATAAATTTAAGTATAAAAACTAAAATAACTTTATGGTACACCTTTTTTATGGTAGCAATAGTAAGCATAATATTAGGAACTTTAGTAGAGTTTACAGATATGACTTTATTGAGTAATCAAAAAAATCAACTTATGGAAGTTGTAGAAGATATAGTAGAGGATATAGAAGATAAAGATGAAGTTGAATTTTTTGATGATGGAGTATTTGTAATAATCTATAATAAAGAGGGAAAATATATAAATGGAAGTATACCACATGATTTTCCTATAAATATTCCTCTAAAAAATGGGACTGTAGAAAAATTAGATAATAAGTTTTACTATTATGATAGAGAAGTAGTATTATCAAAAGATGAAGTTTATTGGGTAAGAGGAGTAATTTCAGATGTAGCAATAAATGATTTAACTCAAAAAATTTTAACAGGAGCTTTTATTCTTTTACCATTTTTAGTCATAGTATCTACATATATTGGGTATTTTATTACAAAGAAAGCTTTTTATCCTGTTAAGAGAATTCAAGAAACAGCTCAAAATATTACAGAAAATAATGAGTTATCTTTGAGAATAGGTTTATCTGATGGAAAAGATGAAATATCAAAACTTGCCAAAACAATAGATGAAATGTTAGAAAAATTAGAAAAAAGTTTTTTAAAAGAAAAACAGTTTACTTCTGATGCTTCTCATGAATTAAGAACACCTATATCTGTAATATTAGCTGAAAGTGAATATATATTAGAACATGGAGAAAGTTTAGAAGAAGCAAAAGAATCTATGGAAGTTATTAATAGACAAATAAAAAAAATGTCTGCATTAATTAATCAATTACTACTTTTTACAAGAATGGATAGAGAAAATATAAAATTAAACTACGAAAAAATTGATATTTTAAAAATAGTTGAAGAATTAAAAATAGATAATGAGTTAGAAGCTAAAGAAAAAAATATATCTTTAGAAATTGAAAATAGTTTAAAAAATAATTTTCAAAAAGTAGATAAAATTTTATTTATAAGAGCAACTCAAAATATAATTCAAAATGGAATAAATTATGGAAAAGAAAATGGATATCTAAAAATAAAATTATTTGAAAATCAAGAATATTTTGCAGTAGAATTTAAAGATAATGGAATAGGAATAAAAAAAGAAAATATAGAAAAAATATGGAATAGATTTTATCAGGAAGATGAATCAAGAAATAGTAGAGGAAGTATGGGACTTGGACTTCCAATGGTAAAGTGGATAGTAGAAAAACATAGAGGTTATGTTGAGGTAGAA from Fusobacterium perfoetens ATCC 29250 encodes:
- a CDS encoding sensor histidine kinase; amino-acid sequence: MKKINLSIKTKITLWYTFFMVAIVSIILGTLVEFTDMTLLSNQKNQLMEVVEDIVEDIEDKDEVEFFDDGVFVIIYNKEGKYINGSIPHDFPINIPLKNGTVEKLDNKFYYYDREVVLSKDEVYWVRGVISDVAINDLTQKILTGAFILLPFLVIVSTYIGYFITKKAFYPVKRIQETAQNITENNELSLRIGLSDGKDEISKLAKTIDEMLEKLEKSFLKEKQFTSDASHELRTPISVILAESEYILEHGESLEEAKESMEVINRQIKKMSALINQLLLFTRMDRENIKLNYEKIDILKIVEELKIDNELEAKEKNISLEIENSLKNNFQKVDKILFIRATQNIIQNGINYGKENGYLKIKLFENQEYFAVEFKDNGIGIKKENIEKIWNRFYQEDESRNSRGSMGLGLPMVKWIVEKHRGYVEVESIKDIGSIFRLFFKKI
- a CDS encoding response regulator transcription factor, whose protein sequence is MRVLVVEDEKDLNRIIYKKLKVEGYSVDCCYNGEEALDYINSTNYDIIIMDIMMPKKNGYEVLKNMRENKNNTPVLFLTAKDTIEDRVIGLDLGADDYLIKPFHFDELMARIRVLIRRKHGNINNELKVADLVLNVNTHIVKRGDKEIELSSKEFSILEYMMQNVGIVLSREKLEEHIWNYDYQGASNMIDVYIRYLRVKIDKDFETKLIYTVRGVGYVLKDKEL
- a CDS encoding class II fructose-bisphosphate aldolase; amino-acid sequence: MSYNYKDLGLSNTREMFRKANEGQYAVPAFNFNNMEQMMAIIEACAEMGSPVILQCSKGAMEYMGTYMVPMLAKAAVDYVRLSGSDIPVALHLDHGPNFETAKKCIDSGFSSVMIDGSHLPFDENVAEAKKVVDYAHQFDVTVEAELGVLAGIEDDVHAEEHIYTNPDEVEAFVKGSGVDSLAIAIGTSHGAHKFKPGDDPKLRLDILAEIERRIPGFPIVLHGSSAVPGQYVEMIKEYGGTIKDAIGIPDSELRKATQSAVAKINVDTDGRLAFTAGLRKALFTKPGEFDLRKYLGPAKAEMKAYYKTKIVDVFGSEGKYKKATIEVK